In Athene noctua chromosome 11, bAthNoc1.hap1.1, whole genome shotgun sequence, the sequence TAGGACAGGTTATGTTCAGAACTTCCAGTTTTAGAAATAGAAAGTCTAGTTTATTAGACTTTCTAAGTTTTATCAGACTGATTACATTCGCATAGTAGATTCAATAATATGTGGATAGGCTGATAACACTGAGTAACTATAAACCTGTGGTGCCCTTAAATAATTAACCTTAAACACGCTTCTAACTCTTATGTCTGCCTTGACTTTTTGAAGAAGTTTTATACACATTTCTGTATTACATAAATTACAGAGGCtgggagacaaaaaaaatcccagaactGTTTgttaacacaaaaaaacccaaaagaaaactttaaaagataCACTCTTTTCATTCTATTATAGTATTTTCATGCTACACTACACTGGCAtgtttggattcttttttttatcCTCCTGATAGGAACTAATTCTGAAGCATCAAATGCTTCTGAAACAGAATCTGATCACAGAGATGAACTTAGTGACTGGTCAGCAGCCCCAGCAGAAGAGGAGCGAGACAACTACCTTCGTAGAGGAGATGGGCGAAGACGTGGAGGTGGCGCAAGAGGACAAGGAGGGAGGGGTCGTGGAGGATTCAAAGGTAAATGTAGGCTTAATTTTGAAAGAGAGGTCAGTGTTAGAATTCATAAGCAAACTCACTTCTGTCAGCTTCTTGTTTTATCATCTTCTCCAGCATCCTAGCCATCCTGGTTGGCTTTCCTGAATTCTCTCCACTTTGTCAGTCTCTTGAGGATTTTATTACAGGTGTGTTGCACATTGAGCAGGGGGAAATATTCCCTTCTCACCGGCTGGCCACACTCCTACTAACACAGCCCATTATTCAGTTGGCTGTCATTGTTGCAAGAGCACACTCATGCCTTACTCAagttgttgtccaccaggacagCTCCTTTTGTGTGGAGCTGCGGCATACACAGTCAGTCCACAGGGTGTGCTACTGCATGGGGTTATGCTGCTGAAGCTGTGGGACTTGAGATTCATCTTTAAAGCTAGTGAGTTTTGTGTCAGCCTGTTCCTTCAGCTTGTTGAGGTCCTTGTGATGAGCAGCCCTGACCCTCCAGTATATCAAACCATTTCccacagtttggtgtcatctgcagaatTGCTGAGGAGGCATCCCATGCCAGTGTCTGTACATTATATAAAGCCTCTCTGCTATATAAATAAATTGGGATAGCATTCTCAGTCATTTGCTTTCCTAGTGTGCATCCTGACTCAAGTTTCTGGGCTGTGCCATCACACATGGAGGTCAAGGGATCAAATTCTAGTTTGTTAGTGGATGTAGCAAAATCCTTTATAATCTGTTACTCATTCATCTGTCCATATTCCCACcttcttgtatttgtttttcaTGCACCAGCATTATATAAGGTTGTTAATTCTTGCAGGAAATGATGAACAGTCACGAACAGATAACCGTCAGCGTAACTCAAGAGATGCAAAAGGGAGAACAGCAGATGGATCTCTTgaggtaatttttcttttattggaaGTCTGCACTGTTTAAAATTGCATTGTGTCGTACACTGACTTTAGAGTTCAAAACTGCAAGCGACACAGTAGCCTTCTGGTTCCTTATATCCTAATTCCCTAATTAGTTCTATGAGAGTTCTGTGTCATTTTGTAACATATGCAGAAATCTCAATATATCAAGCTGTGTTAAGACGCAACTTTATAATGTTAGCTTAGCTCTCAGTTTGGTTGGAACTCTTATCATGAGTCCCAGGGATTTACTAACTGGCTTGATTTCAGTGTTTGTTCTTACTAGGTTTttgtttttagcttttctttcttgctgcGTTGTGTGTTGTTATCTGTCACCTCTGTACCCGAGGGAGGAGAATCCTTAAGGCTTTATAGAAAGAGAAAGTGTGTTGTAGCCAGAATCTACAGAGTAACAAAGATTAAACTTCAGAAACTACCTTCACCACTAAATGAAACATTTGCAATTGAAGGCTATGCAATCTAGAAAGTAAGTTAAAAATGCACCTCGAGAAACTCTTCAAGTCATACTTTGAAATATTCTATAACCTTAAATATTTTATAGCCTTTTATAAGCTATTTctacaatttttttcaaatatgttttgtTGCATAAAGTTATTCAGGTTATTTTAAAGATATATGTGAAGTTTCCCCACATGGAAACCATTCTTGCTTCGAATGGTAACATGCAAACCTTTTACCATCTATTATCACACAGGATGAGTTATGTTGGGAGGAAGAAATAATTAGCAGCTGGAAGCTGCTGCCTTCTGTGTGGTGCTACCAGGAGTCATGGTTCCAGGGGAGAATGAGATGACTCTTGGTTTGGCCTGTTtaagaaaggaaggggaaaaaatggaacaaGTGACCAAATGCTTAGTTTTTCCAGTTGGAGTGCTGAACTTGAAGGTGTAGTACCTGAATACAcatcagaaatgcaaataattaacatgtaaaaaaaaaaaaattatggccACAAAACTCCTGTAGTTAATCTAATTAACATACAAAGTTTGAAGTGGAGAACTGTGGTGCTGAAAGAGAAACTAAGGCACTTaagtcatgatttttttttttcctgttgctctcCGATTTGGATGAGATAATTTTCTATATGAAAATATGTACTTGCATATTGTTGAAACCTGACTTAAAATTAAGACCTGAATTAAAAATTGTaaacatttttcataatttaGGCTTAACCCCTTTACAAACATTAGAATTTTGCCTTCAGaatgtttttttgatttttttttttttttttttttttgtgaccaCTTAAAAAGGCACAGAAACCTTTTTGGTGGGTTAAATGAAACTTCAAATTCTAAAGGTTGCTGAGTAGATCTTTTTTTGAGTGTTAGTATCATTTCATGGCAgcttttctatgttttttttttttatgtttgtataTTACAAGTAGAAAGCTGAATTACGGAAAGTGAAATGATGTTTCAAAGTTCCATCTGCTCTTAGTTTTTCAACTTTCTCTtaacaaaggaaaacaatttttttactttccaaGGCTAGGTAGATGGgaggttggttgtttttatttttagtcacGAGTGTGTGACATTTTTGAACCGGAAAGGATTCTGTTTCAGCTGGGCACATTTAACAAAGCTGTAAGGGTATGGCACTATTTGTGTCTTCTGACTGTTTAATAAATAGCGCTCCTCCCAGGCTGGTAAGGTAGTGAATACGTAAGGGGTGGATGAAAGGAAGAGAATGCTTTATATAACTCTGACTTGTTCCAGATCAGAATTGACTGCAATAATGAAAGGAGTGTCCACACTAAAACATTACAGAATACCTCCAGTGAAGGTAGTCGGCTGCGCACGGGTAAAGAACGTaatcagaagaaagagaaaacgGACAGCGCAGATGGTCAACAGCCGCTGGTGAATGGAGTACCCTAAACTGCATAATTCTAAAGTCATACTTCCTATACTGTTTCAGTAATTCCTATTCCATGTTAGAGAAACTTGTTAGGCCAAAGACAAATAGTAGGCAAGATGGCGCAGGGCATGAAATGAACATATGTTCTCTGTTAGCCTTTTTTAACATCAACAGTATGCAGTTGTTTTCAGAATAAGAAGTTacacaaatatttgcataaaaatacCTGAATTTCCGAAAATTGCTTTCAAGTACATATTGCAGTTCCAACAATGAAagattcttttctgtttgttttaaaaatactgagcTGTGCATTGGTAAACTTTCTGTTCAGTTGTACCATTTTAACACATCGGGTCAAATTCACTGCTCAATTtcaattttcagaataaatagtGTTTGCAGTAATCAAATTGGCTTCTGTTTTCAATCTAACTTACAAGTTCTTCATGAAATGCTATGTCGTTTTATGTCCTGTGTCAGTTCACATTCTGGTCCACCTTTTTCAATATTTTAGTGGACCCTGAAATATGTGTGATGTAACAGTTGTCATTTTCATTAGCAAAAAAGTTGTATGATCTGTGCCTTTTTTATATCTTGGCAGGTAGGAATATTATATTTGGATGCAGAAATCAGGGAAGATGAGTTGGTAACactaaatgtaaaatatatgtaGCAATCCTTGTCAGACATTAGTACTTTATAGACAAGTGCATGCTTTCcataattttttccttacataAACATTGAGTTAGGCAGTTATAAGAATAGGAAATTTATTTTGCACTGAAGATTTGGCAAATAGTGTTATTGAAAAAggggtgtaatttttttctttgtaggcagtacagaagctttttttttaaaaaaaaaaaaattaaaaaaaaacctttccgTTGAGGAAAACTAAAAAAACTCATTGTTACTGAGGGAACAAGTGTAACGTGTTCACAAGCTAGTAATGTGTGCCTGCTATTTGGCCAGATGACCAGTTCAAAGCGCTGATGTTTTTCATCCTCCCCAAATTTTTTTACTTGATTATTTTAATTCGGGGTCTATCTCAGGAGAGGTAGGAAGAAAATCACCATGTGTAATGCCCTGGAAAGTACAGATTATAATCGTTGGGAGATCCTGGAGGTAGAACAAAAATTCATATTTTGAGGTACAAGGTCTGAATTACCAGCCAACCTGAAGGTGTCGCAGAATCTGATCCAAAGTACAGCTGTACACCAGGGAAGGGTGGGAAGCGGTGGGAGGAACTgtgctttcatttatttctgaTCACACATTAAACTTACTGGGCAAAACTGTATAAGGACCTtcattttaaaccatttttattcAGATTACTCCAGAAGGAGAGCCACTGTTTATGTACAGAGTTGTACAAACTTGACCTTGCCTCTGATGTATTTTGTgagttttgtttccttgcttttttcattcttttttttccttgcatacaGGTGAGCATACTAAAAACGGCAACGAACTGCACATGatttaacaaatataaaaatgtcttaaaaagtATTGCCAAACATTAATGTTGATTTCTAGTTATTTATTTTGGGAATGTATagtatttgaaaacagaaattggTACCTTGCACACATCATCTGTAAGCTGTTTGGTTTAAAATACTGTAGATAATTAACCAAGGTAGACTGACCTTGTAATGTAACTGCTCTTGGGCAATATTCTCTGTACATATTAGCTACAACAGATTGGATTTTATGTTGACATTTGTTTGGTTATAGTGCAATATATTTTGTATGCAAGCAGTTTCAATAAAGTTTGATCTTCCTCTGCTAACTGATGTTGATGCAATCCTTATAAAtgattgcttttaaaaatctcaccTTACAAAAATGTAGAGATGAAGTATTTCTTTGTTTAGACTTTAGCTGTAGCCATTGTTTATTTACACGTTTTAGAAGACGTCTAAAATAATACCGGTTTTCAAAAATATGGCACATAATGCTCAAGAAAACGCAATCTCATTATGAAATGGTACAGTACCTGTTGAGTTGTCACAGTACATGCACTGTATTTCTTGCATTCAGTGGTTGAGTTCACTAAGGTGCTAACTAGGTTAAATGTGAAATTACTAAACTACAGTCTGACTAATTAGCTGCATTCCATTTTCAAGTGCATTTTGGGGTTATGacctttttcagtatttgtgtgCTTAACATGTATCCCTTTCAATTCAAATTCCAgtgtttttaaatgttattaaattTCAACAAATTAAACTGTGAATCTAAATgtacaattttattttgaaaagtcatGTTGTTACAAAACTTGAAAGTGCAACGAATGTCTGATGCTTGAGTCCAGGTCCATCCTCTTGGTAACTTAAAAAGTATGGTCtaatgaattaaaattatttttaaaataaagttctttaaaaagagTGAGAGGTATTTGTGAATGATGGCAAAGTCTAAATTCAGTAGGGTTAAGATTAAACTACGAATTAACAAATGCTTATGAAAACAGaaagtttctgtttctttactAAATGCATTTTTGTTAATGATGGTGGGAAGTCAAGATTTTTGAAGTTAGTATAAAactttatcaaagaaaaaagtcCTTTTACACAGCTTTTTTGAAGCATAGATAAAAATCTCTGAGCATTCATGAGTTCAAGAAGCAAATAGGTTTAGTTTCTtgaatacagaaattatttaaattacttaTAGATGAGCTTTTTCAGCTCTTTTTGTCTCTAAAATCAAATATTGTGTACCATGCTTCCTTTCAACAAtccagaaacaaaattaaatactgcaTGATACTGAGTGTAGACTCTGTGTTCTTTGTAGGAGCACTTACTCTGAAATACAACTTATTTTCCTGAATTGCAGTTTCTCTGCAGAACCCTTCAGTATTGAATATTAAAAGAGAATAGATTGATTAGCTCCCAGTGAGTTTTCCTCAGTCACCTCAGGAGCTCTGCTCTGTAGTGCTGGTGAACAGTGTTCTGTGTTACTTTGTAATGGTGTTCTCCAAGAGGAAAGGTGGgtccttttttctttatcctgTGTCTTGTTAAAGATTTTGTCTGTTTCCAGAAACAGCAAGACTTGCAGTGGAACACCTGTGTTGAGGGGTGGGAGGAGATGTCGATACTGGCTCTGGTGGCTacttcaaacaattttttaaaaagtgacaaggCTTAGTTTGATGTAGTTTTTGTGGTAGTGTGTAATAAGCTTGTTCATTGTCCACTTGAACTTGTAACCGTACTCGTTTCATCCTAAAAAACACTAGTCAAGGAGCCTTCCACCTGTATTTATCCATGAAAATCGGTGACTAGAAGAACAACATTTAATACCTTAACAGTGTAAGacagcttttatatatatattatgaaaAGTGAGGTTAGTTCCTCTAAGTGTTCTGAATAGGTTGCAGTTTGTTCTGCAGGGTTCTCTTTGCCAGAGTTTCACGAGGCTTCAGCACATTGTAGCTTtcacatcacatttttttttaatgctgttttcacAGTGAAAGGGTTAGATTTACTACAATAGCTTTTTACTCTTCAGCAGTGTGAGTCTCTTAGAGCGGCCTGTGGATCTTTTCCCTGCATTAGGGGATGGGTCTTTTTTCTACTTCACATTTTTTTGATGTATCTCGCATCTGCCACTCCTGCTTTTTGTGATTATGAAGATCATCTGTCTCGAGCAAGCAGTGTTGGAggtaaataattaataataaatattaattagttGCCACTATtacttttttatgtttaaaaatgtctttacagTAGGCTTCAAAGTAGTaatttttgtgtgctttgagTGCTGTATAGAAGTGGATaataaaaaaagcagagatgATTGTTTTGTGTTTCTACTGAGGGTTCAACAGGACAAGTCTTTCTTAAATGTTTGCACTGAATATAAGAAACTGGTTTCCAATAAAAGgtttaatttaaagcaaaaaaaaaaaaatcccatgggTGTAGTCTGTACAAATAACTAGGACCTTGACTGTTGCAGAAATGGTATAGCAAAAATTGGGGTGGTTTGGGATGCTGGAGGTGCTTTTTTTGGCTAGTGGACTCAGGGTGAGCCTTAGGTGTAGACTACAGCTGCAGCAAGGAGAGTCAGCAGTTctaaatttaataaaaagaaaatcaagtggTCAGTTTAAAATGTGGAGTCAGTGTTCTTGGATTCTTAGCAGTCTGACAAGTCCCATATTGGTGCATCAGAAACTCATCACCCTATCTGCAGTGTTCCATGAGAGAAGTCAACATGGAAAATCTTAATTGCGTGTGAAATCACATGCTTCAGGAAACGAAGAATGTTTGTTCTGCATTAGACATTTCTAAGTATCTCCTGCACTATTGAGAGTGGCTGTGTCTAGTCTGATTATAGAACGAAACAATGGAATTGAGGATACTGTATATCGTTGCTTATATTAGCAAGCTAATGCTGCATACAAATTAGGTAAGAGTCACCTTTTAATCTCATTACTcaattaactgaaataaaaaacccacaacatttgcATGTGAATATACAACTTTTTTCAAGATCAGTTACCTGTTCAGATGGCTGTTGTagcatgtggtttttttctaaaacataacAAATAGCTTTAGGCAGCTCAGCTCTGGAGTACTGATTTGGGGGCATCTGCATTTACCTcaagtttctgtattttttttaaaacacttcctAGTTTATTCAAAGAGCCTTTCCTTAATAAAAGGAATGGAAATGTTGAAAAGATTTATATCAGATTTTTGCTTCAAGTGTTGTATATATTTGAATCTGTGGGATGATCCTGTTACCTAATTAATTCACATTTAATGGATGATTGGGAAGCTCTAACTTAATCACTCTGGCCAAACTTTGTCTGTTTTGATTATATTTTGATGTCTTGAGGCATCTGTTACCTGGTCTGCCCCGTTTGGTGGTTCTGTGTTACACACTGAAGTGTGGTTGATAAATAGCATAAACTAGGTTTTTAACTTAGTGAATTAGAAGACTAAGAGGCTTTGCAACAGTCTTTGGGggagctgatttttttcaaactgtGTATACGGCTTTTTTCTGGCTCCCCTGTTGATGCAGTTTGATCACATCTGTACATCTGTTTACTGAGATGCGTCCTAGTAACGGAGCCCGTGGTGATGCGCTTGGATTCCGCATTGTTGTGCGTAACCAACAAGCCCGTCGTTGCAGTAACCTGCTCAGCTGTAGCCTTCCTGTTCTGACAGCAGCAGGCAAGTCAGCAAAGCAAGTATGTAATGGGGAAAACTGGAATTGTCTCTATCTcccttgttttccttctcccGGGAAGTGGTTTCCTCTTCCCAATTTGTCCTGGATGGCATTAGATTTTAATAGGTATCTTGGAAAACATGATTCCTATcaagaaataatttcacatttaACTGCCAAAGCAATGTCTCTGTGGGACAGAAGGTGTCTGTATGTTACTCTACAGAGCAGGTACCTTCTAACCTCCGGAAGGCTTTGCTCATTTAGCAGCAGGAGGGCGGGGAGAACAGACCCTTCAAAGGCTAATACCTGTATGAAATGCAGTCTTGCTTTTCCCTGTATAGCACTTCAGAATATAGGGTTCTCCTCCCTTACCAATACTAACAAAATCTCGAGGCTTAAGCTGTTCTAGTATATGTGGTAAAAAGTGAAAAAGACCTTTTTTAGGGTATCAACAGGAGCAGCAGGCAAAGTGAAATATAGCACCTGGCAAAGTAATATTCAGGGATTGGTTGGAGGCAGTAAACCTAGCTTAAACCTCATGTTAAATCACTATGAATGACTCGGGGAtttctaaaagtatttttatctATAATAATTTTGAACCACCTTTTTGAAACGTTTTTGTCAAAAGCATCTCACAGACTGATTGTGAAAAGCTTGAAGAGTTCAGTGAGCTAAACTAGAATTCAGTAGTAAGCTTCTAACAACTTGTAGTTCTTCAGTCCTGATCCTGCTCATTAAACACGGATTAAAATTTTTAGCTAAAAGTTATCTTTTTAAGGTGTCAGGTGTCCAGCTCTAGGACACTTCAGAAAGATCATTTTTTAACTAGCCTCTGTTAAAAAGAGGCCTCCCTTTAAGCTCTCTTTAAATGACAAATTTCTTCAGAATTGCTtattgcaaaaaaaatatttcactgtttgGCCTGCtccttactgaaaaaaaaaaaaaaaaggcagtgctgctctgtgcagcaaTCTGCTGTCATGTTTGTTCTAATCCATAAATATGAAGTtaagatcaattttttttttcatgcataacCACATACCTGTTATTACATTTGGTTTTATTGCAGTAATGCTGCTAATTGGCACCCATCTAGCGTGGAACTATGTGGTACTCGTACTGCTTTGTACCGTCAATTCAAGTGAGTATTGGAAGTAGAAAAGCATTTTCACAAAAGCAGCGAGTACTTTTACTAGCAAGAAGTTAAGTTTACAATTTTGTTGTCTTGGTAATgattgaaaaatactgaaaaatattgcaAACAGATAATTACTCCAGATGGGACTGATCAGTCCTGACAAATACAGCAGGGTATGTTTTTTCCACTAACTATAGTTCCCATTTCCCTCTGTGCATCTGTATGTGAAACACATGCTGCTTGTTTTATCCCTGGCAGTGtatcttgcttttattttacctttaattATAGATTATtcgttttttttccccactttgactttttattttttcccatgtaCAGTTAATggtgtttttaaaatctgttgaGACTTGATGTATTTGCTTACTACAGCAGGTGGCTCAAAACAATAAGCAAAGATTTTTGGCTGATAACTTGCACTCACACCAGAAGTTAAATTTGGTCACATGACACATGTAAAGGATCAGCCCACACATTAATCATGATTTGATCCAATGCATTGAGAAACCAAACTGCAGAGACTTACCTTTACAGATCCTGGTGAACTGTCAGCTGTCGGTTGCTGTGTCGTTGTAAAAAGCAGCTGCACTATCTGGATGAGAAAGTAattctgtctaaaaaaaaaaaaaaaaaaaaaaaaaggcaaaaacatttttccaggGTGTAGATGTTTGTGAGCTCTAACGTAGATGTAAATGTGATTCATAAATATGTGACGCAGCTTGTATTGCTCGGCAGTGCCCATTAAATGTAGGTATATGGCTTGTGTCTCTTTAAACTCATATAGGAGTCATGTGTAGGACAGCCAAGGACATGTTTTTGGATGATTCTTACCAAACGCTGGATACCTCATCTCATGAACTTCCTCTGAAATCATTatgaaatcttttaaattttctgttcttctaTCTTGATTATTGGTGGGGAGGGAGACTGTGACATAACTATTAGTGTGAACTTTGCTGGTCACATTTCTGTTATACCTGGGTTTCTCTGTTTTGACATGTGTTCACTTCTTCCTACTCTGATGCTTCTTTTTCCCAAGGGATTTTTGTGTGGCACAGAAGAGGCAAGTTGTGCCCCAGGACAAATAGAGAATTTATGCTCCTGATGCTGCTAGCTGAAGAATCATTCAAAGACTAAAGTTGTTCAATACCTTAGTTTTTGGTTAGGCCATGATCTCACTTCTGTTCACAAGGAACTATAAAACCAGGAAACAGCTTTCAATAAATTCCATCACTGAAAGCTATTCAAGTTGTGCTGGTGTAAGTTTCTCGTATGGAAGGAAAACAGGCAAGCAAATAGGAAtactgggtttcttttttttttttcccctcgttgTGGAGTGGTTGATTCCAGTGGAGTCCCACTGTGATTTGCACTTCTGGCTTAATGAAAAAGAGATGTAGTGAGGCAGCAAGGTTTACTGATGCCACATTTTTGGGGGTAACATAAATGAAAAGTGATTGGGAAGTCCCAGATCCACAAATCAGTATGGTTTGGAAAATACTCCTGTACCTCTATATTCAGGGATGTTTTGCTCTTCTGCATGACTGCTACAGATCACTGTCTGAAACATGATTTTGGGATAGATGCATGTTTGGTTGTATCTGATACAGCTGCCTTTCAgcatgtttctgtgtttcagttggGGTCTGATCTTTAACTAAAACAAAGGCTGAAAGTCCTGCTTGCATACATAAGAGAAATAGGAGTTTTCATGTAACCTGGACCTTATAGGTGAATAGCAAGGCTTTTTATCTTGACAATTTCCACCTGAATGGattctttaatttaaatttcacagCTTTAGTTCTTTACTTATTGTGGTTCATGAAGCAATTGGAAGAAATATAAGTGAATTCAACAGAAAGACATCTATGCTTAACCTTGCTAGCCATCAGTAGTTGCAATTCATAATGACTATAAATGCCTTCATAATGAAAGATAATGAGTATGAAAATGTCATTGCATTTAATTACAGATATTTTGATGGTAATGAGTTAATCATTATGAGCTTTCAGGTTTTGCACCAACAACTCAGCATGTTATAGAAAAAAGTGAAGTGGCACCAAGAAAACTTAACGTGAAGCTGAAAGATGCGTATGAATCTGTCTTAAGCTTCTTCAGGCCAGTGAGTAAGTGTCACTTCATCACTGCAGTATTGTtattcttccctttccccttcagcCTCACTTCCAGGCCACTCTCCCACCCCTACCCATCAGCATTTAGTGTATTTAAAACTCTTAGTCTGATACTGTAAAACTCACTAGATCtcttcaaaatagtatttttaaatgcccCTTTGGAACAATCATAAATTTGCTTCCACTGCATTACTACCCACTTCAAAACCCTTCGTTGTCTGTGATGTGACTGATTATGCTAGAAATGCTGGACAGTTTGGTGTGGGACCCACCTTGCCTAGCTTTGTTGTATCTGATCAGAACAGTTTTCTAGTCTTCCCATGTACACATAGGAAGAAAGGAGCAACTTGGCACATCCTAAGTGAGGAAGGATTTTGCCCCACAGTGCTGTCTTTTCCACTTCTACTGGCTAGGGAAGGCCCCAGGGCCGTTAGCTTAGACCAAGCCACTCACTGAACCGCTGAAGTTAGATGACAAGAACTACATTCTTTCATAAAATTGTTGAGAAGGAAATTGCAATGCTAATTTGCTAATGTCAATAAGAAAAATTATATCTATGAATACAGAAAGGGCTTGGCATGTACAAAAATTGCAAGCCCAGTTTCGTAACTGGATCACAGACAAACAGGAGAAGCAGAAATACCACTTTTCACTTACTATGGCAATGCAGAAGCATACTAACAGTGTACTTCCACTGCTATTACTGCCACCTAGCCCTAAGTAAACACAGAGGTCTCATAAAGTACCTGATCCTCCATTTAATAAACTGTATTTGGCTGCCAGTAATTATGATAAACATGAGACTGACAATGCAGCCAATCTTGGAAGTGGTGTTGGAACCAAATGATGCTTTTCAGCTGCTGTGAAAGTGTCACATTAGGGATGTGATACCAAATTTTACAGGAATTAAATATATAGACATCTGCTGTTCATAACTATTTAATACATTTAAGTCCTTCCCACAGAAGATCTCATAATTATCAATAAATCTGTTATTAaatagcaaattttaaaaattctttaaatactTTGTTCAATAACTGGATATCTTGGAAGTTTGTTCCTAACAGCTGATTTTCAGCTGCTTGTAGAAACATGCAATTAATGCCGAACAGAGTTGGTTAGTTACAATATATTCTGTGCTGgatccctcaaaaaaaaaaaaaagtctcaaatttctgttttcattttttttaattagaaacagTCCAGTCTGAAAATTTAGTTTGTCTTTCCCGCTTACTTTACAAACCTAAGTACAAAAAGGTGGCACAGTGGTGGTTAGATTTGGTTTTGTAAAGGTTTCttactgaaacaaagcaaattaCTTAAGATTTTGTATGACATGAGTTTGACTTTTCTGTTAATGTAATATAAAGATTGATTAGTTTTGGGGAAATAACATACGTGAAAGTCAATGATACTGTTTTCTAACAGACACACCCTATCAAAACATACTAGGGACAGCAAAATGATAACTTCCCTCTACTTGAGCATTGCTCCTGGAATAGAGATCTtacatattatttctttttttaaagcatgccATTACAGAGACGACAAAACCTTAACTCCTTGTCATGTAGGAGAGCGCCTTAACACAACTGAAtgcttggaaaataaatgttGTCCTTCCAAAAA encodes:
- the LOC141964757 gene encoding fmr1 neighbor protein-like; protein product: MRPSNGARGDALGFRIVVRNQQARRCSNLLSCSLPVLTAAVMLLIGTHLAWNYVVLVLLCTVNSSFAPTTQHVIEKSEVAPRKLNVKLKDAYESVLSFFRPVTCHYRDDKTLTPCHVGERLNTTECLENKCCPSKNSHELKCYMPFKDNLQLAFRVLVLVAGGFLILGCLPFCCCAFLQRSQCFNPLRSANKKIKKIVRKKRERGDDVHDPLLD